CGTAGGGGCATCCGCCGAGACCGCCCGCCGAGGAGTCCACAGTGGTCACCCCACACCTCAGCGCCGCCAGCGTGTTCGACAGCGCCTGTCCGTACGTGTCGTGGAAATGCACGGCCAGCGAGTCGACCTCCGGGAACGCCGCGAGCACCGCCTCGACGTGACCGGGCGTCGCCACCCCGATCGTGTCTCCCAGGGACAACTGGAAGCATCCCATGTCCAGCAGGCGCCGACCCGCCGCGACCACCTGGTCGACAGGCACGGCTCCCTCCCAAGGGTCGCCGAAGCACATCGACAAGTATCCGCGCACCTGGAGGCCCTCGTGCCGGGCCCGGCGCACCACCGGCTCGAACATCGCGAACTGCTCGTCGAACGAACGGTTCAGGTTCTTGCGCGCGAACGTCTCCGTGGCGCTGCCGAAGATGGCGATCGACTCGACCCCGAGCGCCAGCGCCCTGTCCAGGCCCCGCTCGTTCGGCACCAGCACCGGGTACCGCACGCCCTCGCGTCGCTCCAGCTTCGCCAGCAGGTCGTCGGCGTCCGCGAGCTGCGGGACCCACTTCGGGTGCACGAAGCTCGTCGCTTCGAGCGTGCCGAGCCCGGCCGCCGCCAACCGGTCCAGGAACTCCAGCTTCGTGTCCAGCCCGACGATCGCCTGTTCGTTCTGCAACCCGTCACGCGCCCCGACCTCCCAGATCGTGACCCGCTCCGGCAGCTCCGCACGGGACGCCTCCCGCTGCGGAAGCCCCAGCTCACGCACACTCACCATGCCCCCACGTTAACGCTGACTAACGCCGTCGTCCAGCGCGCGGGCCAGCACCTGCGCGAGGTGCAGCGCCTCGCGGCCGGTGAGGTCGTCGATCTGGGTGCGGCAGCTGAACCCGTCCGCGAGGACCATCGTGTCCGGGGAAGCCGCGTTCACCTCGGGCACCAGCAC
This is a stretch of genomic DNA from Amycolatopsis endophytica. It encodes these proteins:
- a CDS encoding hydroxymethylglutaryl-CoA lyase, which gives rise to MSVRELGLPQREASRAELPERVTIWEVGARDGLQNEQAIVGLDTKLEFLDRLAAAGLGTLEATSFVHPKWVPQLADADDLLAKLERREGVRYPVLVPNERGLDRALALGVESIAIFGSATETFARKNLNRSFDEQFAMFEPVVRRARHEGLQVRGYLSMCFGDPWEGAVPVDQVVAAGRRLLDMGCFQLSLGDTIGVATPGHVEAVLAAFPEVDSLAVHFHDTYGQALSNTLAALRCGVTTVDSSAGGLGGCPYAKAATGNLATEDLVWMLDGVGVEHGADLDSLVSTSVWMAERLGRPSPSRVVKALTGS